In Labrus bergylta chromosome 1, fLabBer1.1, whole genome shotgun sequence, one genomic interval encodes:
- the mcrip2 gene encoding MAPK regulated corepressor interacting protein 2, with translation MMYTITRGPSKLVTQRRTGPTQQVESKFSDLKLKPTSWLSANSPPPKIVFNRLNGKRYHGAATQKPADAAEGFTPAHEENVRFVFEAWQEVEQQLGDGDGVGSTESQGPVQYSEKTPSAAMKNFVPIDLEEWWAQRFLANIANLS, from the exons ATGATGTACACAATCACCAGAGGTCCCAGCAAACTCGTTACACAGCGGAGGACAG GTCCCACACAACAAGTCGAGAGCAAATTTAGCGACCTGAAGCTCAAGCCGACGTCTTGGCTCTCTGCAAA CTCGCCGCCTCCAAAGATCGTCTTCAACCGTCTGAATGGAAAGCGTTACCACGGTGCAGCCACACAGAAGCCTGCGGACGCCGCAGAGGGCTTCACTCCTGCACACGAAGAGAACGTCAGATTTGTGTTTGAAG cGTGGCAGGAGGTGGAGCAGCAGCTGGGGGACGGAGACGGTGTGGGGTCAACTGAGAGCCAGGGGCCGGTTCAGTACTCTGAGAAGACTCCCAGTGCTGCGATGAAGA ACTTTGTGCCCATCGACCTGGAGGAGTGGTGGGCTCAGCGCTTCCTCGCTAACATCGCCAACCTGTCATGA
- the gde1 gene encoding glycerophosphodiester phosphodiesterase 1, whose translation MLQLGDEVTLYSVVFVLVLLGTRSPLWTTALTASLYLFVAMFRFPQVPQSRARQVLHPASGSTGSGQVSVVAHRGGGHDAPENTIASIREASKNGATGVELDLEFSADGVPILMHDDTVDRTTNGSGPLSQMMLSELGKLDAAAKHRLRETFAGEKIPTLDEAVQECIRLQLTVYFDVKGHPDEAAAALKALYKKHPVLYNSSIVCSFEPKVIYRMRQSDPEVVTALTHRPWSLSRLGDGAPRFSSPWKHHWMTLMDMALDWAHHHILWKLCGISAFLVQKNFVSLDYIQYWSQRGVEVVAWTVNTQVEKEYYQELLKVNYITDSLLEDCEPHY comes from the exons ATGCTGCAGCTCGGGGATGAAGTCACCCTGTACTCGGTGGTCTTCGTCCTGGTCCTGCTGGGGACCCGGAGCCCGCTGTGGACGACCGCACTCACCGCCTCCCTCTACCTCTTTGTGGCCATGTTCCGGTTCCCGCAGGTACCGCAAAGCCGAGCCCGGCAGGTTCTGCACCCCGCAAGTGGCTCGACGGGCTCCGGCCAGGTGTCGGTGGTCGCTCACCGGGGCGGTGGGCACGACGCTCCGGAGAACACGATAGCATCTATCCGGGAG GCCAGTAAGAACGGGGCCACAGGCGTGGAGCTGGACCTGGAGTTCTCAGCTGATGGCGTCCCGATACTGATGCACGATGACACCGTCGACCGGACCACCAACGGGTCAGGACCACTCAGCCAGATGATGCTGTCCGAGTTGGGAAAACTGGACGCCGCTGCTAAACACCGACTgag AGAAACGTTTGCTGGAGAGAAGATCCCGACTCTGGACGAGGCTGTGCAGGAATGCATCAGGTTGCAGCTCACCGTCTACTTTGATGTCAAAGGTCATCCAGACGAG GCGGCCGCAGCCCTCAAAGCGTTGTATAAAAAACATCCAGTCCTCTACAACAGCAGCATCGTGTGCTCCTTTGAGCCCAAAGTCATCTACAGG ATGAGACAGAGCGACCCTGAAGTGGTCACGGCGCTGACCCACCGGCCCTGGAGCCTGAGCCGGTTGGGAGATGGTGCTCCGCGTTTCTCGTCGCCGTGGAAACACCACTGGATGACCCTGATGGACATGGCGTTGGACTGGGCGCACCATCACATCCTGTGGAAGCTGTGTGGCATCTCTGCCTTCCTCGTACAGAAGAACTTTGTGTCACT GGACTACATCCAGTACTGGTCCCAGAGGGGGGTGGAGGTGGTGGCCTGGACGGTCAACACTCAGGTGGAGAAGGAGTATTACCAGGAGCTGCTGAAAGTAAACTACATCACAGACAGCCTGCTGGAAGACTGTGAACCTCATTACTGA
- the tmem186 gene encoding transmembrane protein 186, whose product MIRSAALRRLTSHILCCTGGSCLVPGRISSGVHPHSPSHTPVLQVLHGPPTTPQTLGLQRYSDLSTQKYTMIYTLPHIKLLRAVSRLKLLQTAFTALILPPVFALYLHGDAPLFLLSYTTGIALFAGVMLYTASHLFRRVVGMMYLDPSQTTLKVSHLTFWGRRSDIIVPVSDVMTIADTGDSRNEVILKLKRYSDPQTFYFSTHYGRVVDKQGFEKVFGTLK is encoded by the exons ATG ATCAGATCAGCAGCGCTGCGCAGGCTAACCTCCCACATCCTGTGCTGTACCGGAGGATCATGTCTGGTCCCAGGTCGGATATCTTCCGGGGTGCACCCCCATTCACCGAGTCACACTCCCGTCCTGCAGGTCCTTCATGGACCCCCTACCACACCTCAAACCCTAGGCCTGCAAAGGTATTCGGACTTATCCACACAGAAGTACACTATGATTTACACCCTGCCACACATCAAACTCCTCCGAGCCGTGTCCAGACTCAAACTGCTTCAAACGGCGTTCACCGCGCTCATTTTGCCCCCCGTGTTCGCCCTCTACCTCCACGGAGACGCCCCCCTCTTTCTTTTAAGCTACACCACCGGGATAGCACTGTTCGCAGGTGTCATGCTCTACACCGCCAGTCACCTTTTCAGGAGGGTTGTTGGGATGATGTACCTGGACCCGTCCCAGACCACTCTAAAAGTCAGCCACCTCACTTTCTGGGGCAGGCGCAGTGACATCATCGTGCCTGTGTCGGATGTTATGACCATCGCCGATACAGGGGACTCACGCAACGAGGTCATATTGAAGCTGAAGAGATACAGCGATCCACAGACGTTCTATTTCTCCACTCATTATGGACGTGTGGTGGACAAACAGGGATTTGAGAAGGTGTTTGGgactttaaaataa
- the LOC136179222 gene encoding scavenger receptor cysteine-rich type 1 protein M130-like — protein MRVQNSTSSLEIICSESVRLVSGSSMCSGRLEVRSNQSWSSVCKGGFDWQDAEVVCREISCGDLLKFLWEPYESKNPPKGRKEFKCRGNETTLLDCDTDESKGETCSFVKLDCSMPVNVSLTMKRGHSSLKITCSENDDVSVPDDMALYQTVFLVRLVGVLLTVASLLTAICYSRKATRGQQPAVQENIELDYYNLAAS, from the exons ATGAGGGTCCAGAATTCCACGTCCAGCTTGGAGATCATCTGCTCAG AGTCTGTCAGGCTGGTGAGCGGGAGCTCGATGTGCTCAGGCAGACTGGAGGTGAGATCCAATCAGTCCTGGTCCTCAGTCTGTAAAGGTGGTTTTGACTGGCAGGATGCAGAGGTGGTCTGCAGAGAGATCAGCTGTGGGGATCTGCTGAAATTCCTGTGGGAGCCCTATGAAAGTAAAaaccctccaaaaggaagaaaagagttCAAGTGCAGAGGAAACGAGACGACTCTGCTGGACTGTGACACTGATGAGTCAAAGGGGGAAACCTGCTCATTTGTCAAACTTGACtgctcaa TGCCTGTTAATGTCAGTTTAACGATGAAACGCGGCCACTCCAGCCTGAAGATCACCTGCTCAG AGAATGACGATGTTTCTGTCCCTGATGACATGGCGCTGTATCAGACAG TCTTCCTGGTGAGGCTCGTTGGCGTGCTGCTGACTGTAGCATCGCTTCTGACGGCTATCTGTTACAGCAGAAAG gccaccagggggcagcagcCAGCCGTCCAGGAGAACATCGAGCTTGACTATTACAACCTGGCTGCCTCCTAA